A stretch of Ligilactobacillus faecis DNA encodes these proteins:
- a CDS encoding ribosomal-processing cysteine protease Prp, translating to MIKKNNKTTITASGHAEYSSYGSDIVCASFSTLLTHTINNCTNVSVSDNDGVLTAIFSDGESIENKTLLKAFENTVGQLVSQYGDYIAITF from the coding sequence ATGATAAAGAAAAACAACAAGACGACGATCACAGCAAGCGGACACGCTGAATATAGTTCATATGGCTCTGACATCGTCTGTGCGTCGTTTTCCACATTATTGACACATACGATCAATAATTGCACTAACGTTTCTGTAAGCGATAATGATGGAGTTTTAACGGCTATCTTTTCAGATGGTGAAAGCATTGAGAATAAAACGCTACTAAAAGCATTTGAAAATACAGTTGGTCAACTTGTTAGTCAATACGGTGATTACATCGCAATCACGTTCTAG
- a CDS encoding type II toxin-antitoxin system PemK/MazF family toxin, whose protein sequence is MRFKFRQGQVVKTNLNPTRGHEQKGMRPVLIISNNEYNRLTGLVKVVPITTKLKDFPMHLDLPENLDVEGQVLLEHERTLDLVSRGFELIDEVPKEFLDKVLSIIKMTY, encoded by the coding sequence ATGAGATTTAAGTTTAGACAGGGACAAGTTGTAAAAACGAATTTAAATCCTACCCGAGGACATGAACAAAAAGGTATGCGTCCTGTGTTGATTATTTCAAATAACGAATATAATCGCTTAACGGGGTTAGTGAAGGTCGTTCCAATCACAACTAAGTTGAAGGACTTTCCAATGCATCTGGATCTTCCAGAAAATCTAGATGTTGAAGGGCAAGTTTTATTGGAGCATGAGCGAACACTTGATTTAGTATCGAGAGGGTTTGAGTTGATCGATGAAGTTCCTAAAGAATTTCTGGATAAAGTATTGTCAATAATAAAAATGACATATTAA
- a CDS encoding phage portal protein has translation MAVSIDKNLLENVNEPNIKAINYAIKELQKRQKRLDKLADYYNGKQDVNNHKFDNSKVKSANIMINHAKYITDMNVGFMTGNPVKYTADKDKSIDDVLDVLKDADIHKHDIELEKDLSVFGYGYELLYLKETEPEATIDEAGNEKLTPNTELKIEVIDPRAAIVVTDDTVEHDPLFAVFVQPKKDLDGRMDGYSVTVYMPKRVVEFRTKMAMELSDTDTIVYDGENLFNAVPLIEYRNNEERQGDFEQLISLIDAYNLLQTDRISDKEAFVDAILVTFGFGLAEDDDDLKALKNGVLNAPSREDGADISWLTKSFDETQVNLLSQSIENDIHKISYVPNMNDEKFMGNVSGEAMKFKLFGLENLLSIKKRYFFDGLRRRLNLIQMIVNIKGGNDDVSGCGIELTPNIPVNLSDVVSNIKNADGIIPRKITYGWLPQVDDPQEIIDEMDQQDAKNIKKNQQALQQDPDRIEWSDSQNDQSEDDKEKQQDDDHSKRTR, from the coding sequence GTGGCTGTTTCGATCGATAAGAACCTATTAGAAAATGTAAACGAGCCAAATATCAAAGCTATCAACTATGCGATCAAAGAGCTTCAGAAACGTCAAAAAAGGCTGGATAAGTTAGCCGACTATTACAATGGTAAGCAAGATGTCAATAATCATAAATTTGATAATTCTAAGGTGAAGTCAGCAAATATTATGATCAACCATGCTAAATATATCACTGATATGAATGTCGGTTTCATGACAGGCAACCCTGTTAAGTATACTGCTGATAAGGATAAAAGCATTGATGATGTACTTGATGTATTGAAGGATGCTGATATTCACAAGCATGATATCGAACTTGAAAAAGATCTATCTGTTTTTGGTTATGGCTATGAATTGCTGTATCTTAAAGAAACAGAACCAGAGGCGACAATAGATGAAGCGGGCAATGAAAAATTGACCCCGAACACTGAATTGAAAATCGAAGTCATTGATCCTCGTGCTGCGATCGTCGTTACTGATGACACCGTGGAACATGATCCATTATTTGCTGTCTTTGTGCAACCAAAGAAAGATCTTGATGGGCGCATGGATGGCTATAGTGTGACAGTGTACATGCCTAAGCGTGTAGTTGAATTTAGGACTAAAATGGCAATGGAGTTATCCGATACCGATACGATCGTTTATGATGGCGAAAATTTATTTAATGCTGTACCGTTGATAGAATATCGCAACAACGAGGAAAGGCAAGGAGATTTTGAACAACTTATTTCATTGATCGATGCGTATAACTTGCTACAAACTGATCGCATTTCGGATAAAGAAGCGTTTGTTGATGCTATCTTAGTTACATTTGGTTTTGGTCTAGCCGAAGACGATGATGATCTTAAAGCTCTAAAGAATGGTGTTTTGAATGCTCCATCCCGCGAAGACGGCGCAGATATCAGCTGGCTAACTAAGTCGTTTGATGAAACTCAGGTCAATTTGCTCAGTCAATCGATTGAGAACGATATCCATAAGATCTCATACGTACCGAACATGAACGATGAAAAATTCATGGGCAATGTGTCTGGTGAAGCTATGAAGTTCAAGCTTTTTGGCTTGGAAAATCTTTTATCGATCAAAAAGCGTTACTTCTTTGATGGGTTACGTCGTCGGCTCAATCTGATCCAAATGATCGTAAATATTAAGGGTGGTAATGACGATGTAAGTGGCTGTGGTATCGAGCTCACGCCAAACATTCCAGTCAATTTATCTGATGTTGTAAGTAATATCAAGAACGCTGACGGCATCATCCCACGTAAGATCACTTACGGCTGGCTACCACAAGTGGACGATCCGCAAGAGATCATTGATGAAATGGATCAACAAGATGCGAAAAACATCAAGAAGAATCAACAGGCCTTGCAACAAGATCCCGATCGCATAGAATGGAGTGATAGTCAAAATGATCAAAGTGAAGATGATAAAGAAAAACAACAAGACGACGATCACAGCAAGCGGACACGCTGA
- a CDS encoding ArpU family phage packaging/lysis transcriptional regulator: MEIDMTKAEEFVNWFEGIDVDTIATSANVRKFFKQDYQRLMRVAGVGNSFIKSPVITDEPKAPSFGNNLEERIVKRVYAKETLERVGEALNTLRDESKKILVSVYVDDLNSWEICELLGCEKAQYQLKKRKAENEFADAFETCCPWWKDLHEYK; this comes from the coding sequence ATGGAAATTGACATGACAAAAGCTGAAGAATTTGTCAATTGGTTTGAAGGAATCGATGTAGATACGATTGCAACATCAGCTAATGTACGTAAATTTTTTAAGCAAGACTATCAGAGATTAATGCGTGTAGCTGGTGTTGGAAATAGCTTCATCAAATCACCAGTGATCACAGATGAACCTAAAGCGCCCTCTTTTGGTAATAATCTAGAAGAGCGGATCGTAAAGCGAGTTTATGCGAAAGAAACGCTAGAGCGAGTCGGTGAAGCCTTAAATACACTCAGAGATGAGAGTAAGAAAATATTAGTTAGTGTATATGTTGATGATCTCAATTCATGGGAAATATGCGAATTGTTGGGATGTGAGAAAGCTCAGTATCAACTCAAGAAACGCAAAGCTGAAAACGAATTTGCAGATGCTTTCGAGACATGTTGTCCATGGTGGAAAGATCTACACGAATATAAGTGA
- a CDS encoding PBSX family phage terminase large subunit, giving the protein MAKKNALSRSSFKFTTFSRKQLMVLTWWKVPSLQDKEVLVCDGSVRAGKTVVMSLSYVLWAMNSFNGEQFIVSGKTIGSLRRNVIRPLKRMLEGRGYSVKDSRSENMLVIQKGNKENYFFLFGGKDEGSQDLVQGLTAGGAFFDEVALMPQSFVNQAIARCSVEGSKLWFNCNPAGPYHYFKLDWIDQLSEKNAIRIHFTMKDNPSLSQAIIERYERMFSGVFYQRYILGLWVMSEGVIYDNFDKNSMVVHDLPEHFEKYYVSCDYGTQNPTVFLLWGRNRGTWYLIKEYYYSGRTSAKQKTDEQYCEELKKFLGKIRAQIIIDPSAASFIAVLRENGFKVKKAKNDVVDGIRVTQSAMNEGKILFSDTCSNLFKELASYIWDEKAAQHGEDRPVKEHDHACDAMRYFVYMVIHKNFTAKITRRPNVRGL; this is encoded by the coding sequence ATGGCCAAGAAAAACGCACTAAGTAGATCATCTTTTAAGTTCACAACCTTTTCACGGAAGCAACTGATGGTTTTAACGTGGTGGAAAGTTCCATCCTTGCAAGACAAAGAAGTGCTTGTTTGTGATGGGTCAGTTCGTGCAGGTAAGACCGTGGTGATGTCATTGTCCTATGTTTTGTGGGCTATGAATAGTTTCAATGGTGAGCAATTCATTGTATCCGGTAAAACGATCGGATCGCTCCGACGCAATGTTATCAGACCATTAAAACGTATGCTCGAAGGTCGTGGCTACTCTGTAAAAGATAGTCGCTCAGAGAATATGCTCGTGATCCAAAAAGGCAACAAAGAGAACTATTTCTTTTTATTTGGTGGTAAGGATGAAGGATCACAGGATCTAGTGCAAGGGTTGACCGCTGGCGGCGCTTTCTTTGATGAAGTTGCACTTATGCCACAAAGTTTTGTTAATCAAGCGATCGCTCGTTGTTCAGTTGAGGGATCTAAGCTGTGGTTTAATTGTAACCCTGCAGGTCCGTATCATTACTTTAAGTTAGATTGGATAGATCAGTTAAGTGAGAAGAATGCGATCCGTATTCATTTCACGATGAAAGACAATCCATCCCTATCGCAGGCGATCATTGAACGTTATGAACGTATGTTTAGCGGTGTGTTTTATCAACGCTACATTCTTGGGCTTTGGGTCATGTCAGAAGGTGTTATCTATGACAACTTTGATAAGAACAGCATGGTAGTTCACGATCTGCCGGAGCATTTTGAAAAATACTATGTATCGTGCGATTACGGTACACAGAACCCAACTGTTTTTTTATTGTGGGGACGTAATCGAGGTACTTGGTATTTGATCAAAGAATACTATTATTCTGGGCGTACTAGTGCTAAGCAAAAAACTGATGAACAGTATTGTGAAGAGCTTAAAAAGTTTCTAGGGAAGATCCGTGCTCAGATCATTATTGATCCATCGGCGGCCTCTTTTATTGCAGTGTTGCGAGAAAACGGCTTTAAAGTCAAGAAAGCTAAAAATGATGTCGTTGATGGTATTCGAGTTACTCAAAGCGCAATGAATGAAGGTAAGATCCTATTTAGTGATACTTGCTCTAATTTATTTAAAGAGTTAGCAAGTTATATCTGGGATGAAAAGGCAGCTCAACATGGCGAAGACAGACCAGTCAAGGAACATGACCATGCTTGTGATGCTATGCGCTATTTTGTGTATATGGTGATCCACAAAAACTTTACTGCAAAAATTACAAGACGGCCTAATGTTCGAGGATTATAG
- a CDS encoding AbrB/MazE/SpoVT family DNA-binding domain-containing protein: MNITLKRWGNSAAIRLPKSLLSKIGDDIVSFNVETSGKNLLLKPVEKTDVKNLSELFDGFDTEAYQKENHGNLEHDLSEAYGREFL; this comes from the coding sequence ATGAATATAACACTAAAAAGATGGGGTAATTCCGCTGCTATCAGACTCCCCAAATCGTTATTGTCAAAAATCGGAGATGATATTGTTTCATTTAATGTTGAGACCAGCGGAAAAAACTTGTTGCTTAAACCAGTAGAAAAAACAGATGTTAAGAATCTAAGTGAGTTATTTGATGGCTTTGACACAGAAGCTTATCAAAAAGAAAATCACGGTAATCTTGAGCATGATTTGTCTGAAGCTTATGGTCGTGAATTCCTTTGA
- a CDS encoding DUF6275 family protein — translation MDGQKFLNLCIEKISKYMGVAKENVLVVWSCKVLQNNKALLGISGSNAYYELTYNGDKKELYMDVYSKDNNVAFKNIE, via the coding sequence ATGGATGGACAAAAATTTCTAAATCTATGTATCGAGAAAATCTCTAAATACATGGGAGTAGCCAAAGAAAATGTTTTAGTTGTTTGGAGTTGTAAAGTGTTACAAAATAACAAAGCATTACTAGGTATTTCAGGATCTAACGCATATTATGAGCTTACCTATAACGGCGATAAAAAAGAATTGTACATGGATGTTTATTCTAAAGATAACAATGTAGCTTTTAAAAATATTGAGTAG
- a CDS encoding terminase small subunit codes for MSRIEDAEKDYLAGMKYKDIAEKYGVSLNTVKSWKSRNGWQRDATKKKGAHKKAKRVHTKKSKVAQARSPDVIDELVENDELKDRQKAFCLYYLQRYNATWAYQKAYGADYGTAMRAGSRLLRNVEIKKQLTELKKQQSMDLYTDANDILLKYLQQATADITDVLEFKSVKKLKWSKVHDPEGDYEDDAGAYRLDPWIDPQTGKQGYYYETIIVLKDSSEIDTANIKSVRIDKGQPVVEMYDKQTAMRELLDRLPEPDNSLADDDGFIKAIEQAIPGIWNNADVEGVESKKNGQEKRTK; via the coding sequence GTGAGTCGCATTGAAGATGCTGAAAAGGACTATTTAGCTGGAATGAAGTATAAGGACATTGCCGAAAAATACGGAGTATCACTTAATACTGTCAAATCTTGGAAAAGTCGCAATGGTTGGCAAAGGGATGCAACCAAGAAAAAGGGTGCACACAAAAAAGCAAAAAGGGTGCACACAAAAAAGAGCAAAGTTGCACAGGCAAGAAGCCCGGATGTGATCGATGAGCTAGTAGAAAATGATGAGCTAAAAGACCGTCAGAAAGCCTTTTGCTTGTATTACTTGCAACGATACAATGCTACTTGGGCGTATCAAAAAGCATATGGCGCTGACTATGGGACAGCGATGAGAGCAGGTTCAAGATTGTTGAGAAATGTAGAGATAAAAAAGCAACTCACAGAGTTAAAAAAACAGCAGTCTATGGACTTGTACACTGATGCAAATGATATTCTATTGAAGTACCTGCAACAGGCAACGGCAGACATTACAGACGTGCTAGAATTCAAGTCTGTCAAAAAACTTAAATGGTCTAAAGTTCACGATCCAGAAGGTGATTATGAAGATGATGCCGGCGCTTATCGTTTAGATCCGTGGATAGATCCACAGACAGGTAAGCAAGGTTACTATTACGAAACAATCATTGTTTTAAAGGATAGCAGTGAGATCGATACAGCAAATATCAAGAGCGTACGCATTGATAAAGGACAGCCAGTGGTCGAAATGTATGATAAACAGACTGCAATGCGTGAACTGTTGGATCGCTTGCCAGAACCAGATAATTCGCTCGCTGATGACGATGGCTTTATTAAGGCTATCGAACAAGCTATCCCGGGAATTTGGAATAATGCAGATGTAGAAGGAGTGGAAAGTAAAAAGAATGGCCAAGAAAAACGCACTAAGTAG